A stretch of the Petrotoga sp. 9PW.55.5.1 genome encodes the following:
- a CDS encoding lipid-binding SYLF domain-containing protein codes for MKKRILFFMVFLMISFSIFASVEDTLKKARQDVEELLSKSDSGAFVQLLEMSEGIVIFPTFYKLGYILGGQFGEGIVLRKDSATGEWYGPSFVNIYGLSWGAQVGIQSAALILVVMNEKGMDGFMGDNFTLGGSVGISAGPLGRQLSADIDYKFQASIYSYSIARGFYAGMAIEGAYIKADMISNEAYYQEPLTPEQILKEKKVSGEAKKIVELIENAISKK; via the coding sequence ATGAAAAAAAGAATATTGTTTTTTATGGTTTTCTTAATGATTTCTTTTAGTATCTTTGCCTCAGTAGAAGATACTCTAAAGAAGGCAAGGCAAGATGTGGAAGAGCTACTTTCAAAAAGTGATAGTGGTGCTTTTGTTCAACTTTTGGAGATGTCAGAGGGTATCGTAATATTCCCCACATTTTACAAATTAGGTTACATATTAGGTGGGCAATTTGGAGAAGGAATAGTTTTAAGAAAAGATTCAGCAACTGGGGAATGGTATGGCCCATCTTTTGTTAATATCTACGGCTTGAGTTGGGGAGCTCAAGTGGGTATTCAATCTGCTGCTTTGATTTTAGTTGTTATGAATGAAAAGGGAATGGATGGTTTTATGGGCGATAATTTTACCTTAGGTGGCTCAGTAGGCATTTCAGCAGGGCCTTTAGGGAGGCAGTTATCAGCTGATATCGATTATAAATTTCAAGCTTCAATATACTCTTATTCAATAGCAAGAGGATTTTATGCCGGAATGGCGATAGAAGGAGCTTATATCAAGGCTGATATGATTTCAAACGAAGCTTATTATCAAGAACCACTTACGCCTGAGCAAATTTTGAAAGAAAAAAAAGTGAGTGGCGAGGCAAAGAAAATCGTTGAATTAATCGAAAATGCAATATCAAAAAAGTAG
- the wecB gene encoding non-hydrolyzing UDP-N-acetylglucosamine 2-epimerase, which yields MKIALIFGTRPEAIKLAPVYYALKNEGCDLLTVSSGQHKEMLNQVLELFEIKADYDLQVMRVCQNLSDLTEKLISKIDKIIRDEKLDYIIVQGDTTTAFIGALIGFYYKIPIAHVEAGLRTNDIYNPFPEEVNRRLITVLSSIHFAPTINAKNNLLKEGVSEDKILLTGNTIIDSLFWVKEKHQKKMKEIRKIYSLNDKKYILMTMHRRENWGKPMENVLSAVKRYLIENKDTYLVFPVHLNPYVNDVVHAELKGVNNAVLLEPLNYLELLSLMEGSYYIMTDSGGIQEEATAFNKFVLVLRKETERPEIIEAGIGKLVGTETKKSI from the coding sequence ATGAAGATAGCTTTAATTTTTGGAACGAGGCCTGAAGCCATAAAATTAGCTCCCGTATATTATGCCCTGAAAAACGAAGGCTGTGATCTTTTGACTGTCTCTTCAGGTCAACATAAGGAGATGTTGAATCAAGTATTAGAACTGTTTGAAATAAAAGCGGACTATGATTTACAAGTTATGAGGGTATGTCAGAATTTAAGTGATTTAACTGAAAAGCTTATTTCAAAAATTGATAAGATAATAAGAGATGAGAAACTTGATTATATAATTGTTCAAGGAGACACAACCACCGCTTTTATAGGAGCTTTAATTGGATTTTATTATAAGATTCCGATAGCCCATGTTGAAGCAGGTTTAAGAACAAACGATATATACAACCCTTTTCCAGAAGAAGTAAATAGAAGGTTAATCACAGTGTTGAGTTCAATACATTTTGCACCAACAATTAATGCCAAAAATAATCTTTTAAAAGAAGGTGTTTCAGAAGATAAGATTTTACTTACTGGAAACACTATAATAGATTCTTTATTTTGGGTAAAAGAGAAACACCAAAAAAAGATGAAAGAAATTAGAAAAATATACTCGTTGAACGATAAAAAATACATATTAATGACCATGCACAGAAGAGAAAATTGGGGAAAACCAATGGAAAATGTATTATCTGCTGTTAAAAGATATCTTATTGAAAACAAAGATACTTATCTCGTGTTTCCTGTGCATTTAAACCCGTATGTTAACGATGTGGTTCATGCCGAATTGAAAGGCGTTAATAACGCCGTTCTTCTTGAGCCTTTGAATTATTTGGAACTATTGAGTTTAATGGAAGGTTCCTACTATATCATGACTGATTCGGGTGGTATTCAAGAAGAGGCCACCGCTTTTAATAAATTTGTTCTGGTATTGAGAAAAGAAACAGAAAGGCCGGAGATTATAGAAGCAGGAATAGGAAAGTTAGTAGGGACAGAAACAAAAAAAAGTATATGA